One genomic window of Microtus ochrogaster isolate Prairie Vole_2 chromosome 21, MicOch1.0, whole genome shotgun sequence includes the following:
- the S1pr1 gene encoding sphingosine 1-phosphate receptor 1 → MVSTSVPVVKALRSSVSDYGNYDIIVRHYNYTGKLNIGLEKDHGIKLTSVVFILICCFIILENIFVLLTIWKTKKFHRPMYYFIGNLALSDLLAGVAYAANLLLSGATTYKLTPAQWFLREGSMFVALSASVFSLLAIAIERYITMLKMKLHNGSNSSRSFLLISACWVISLILGGLPIMGWNCINSLSSCSTVLPLYHKHYILFCTTVFTLLLLSIVILYCRIYSLVRTRSRRLTFRKNISKASRSSEKSLALLKTVIIVLSVFIACWAPLFILLLLDVGCKAKTCNILYKAEYFLVLAVLNSGTNPIIYTLTNKEMRRAFIRIVSCCKCPNGDSTGKFKRPIIPGMEFSRSKSDNSSHPQKDDGDNPETIMSSGNVNSSS, encoded by the coding sequence ATGGTGTCCACCAGCGTCCCTGTGGTTAAGGCCCTTCGTAGCTCAGTTTCCGACTATGGCAACTATGATATCATAGTCCGGCATTATAACTACACAGGCAAATTGAACATCGGGTTGGAGAAGGACCACGGCATTAAACTGACTTCAGTGGTCTTCATTCTCATCTGCTGCTTCATCATCCTAGAGAATATATTTGTCTTGCTAACTATCTGGAAAACCAAGAAGTTCCATCGGCCCATGTACTATTTCATCGGCAACCTGGCCCTCTCGGACCTGTTAGCAGGAGTGGCTTATGCAGCTAACCTGCTGTTATCTGGGGCCACCACCTACAAGCTCACCCCCGCCCAGTGGTTTCTGCGGGAAGGGAGTATGTTTGTGGCTCTGTCGGCCTCGGTGTTCAGCCTCCTTGCCATCGCCATAGAGCGCTACATCACCATGCTGAAGATGAAACTGCACAATGGGAGCAACAGCTCGCGCTCGTTTCTGCTGATCAGCGCCTGCTGGGTCATCTCCCTGATTCTGGGGGGCCTGCCCATCATGGGCTGGAACTGCATCAACTCGCTGTCCAGCTGCTCCACCGTGCTCCCGCTCTACCACAAGCACTATATTCTTTTCTGCACCACCGTCTTCACTCTGCTCCTGCTGTCCATCGTCATTCTCTACTGCAGGATCTACTCCTTGGTCAGGACTCGAAGCCGCCGCCTGACCTTCCGAAAGAACATTTCCAAGGCCAGCCGCAGTTCTGAGAAGTCGCTGGCCTTACTGAAGACCGTGATCATTGTCCTGAGTGTCTTCATTGCCTGCTGGGCCCCTCTCTTCATCCTGCTGTTGCTGGATGTGGGCTGCAAGGCGAAGACCTGCAACATCCTGTACAAAGCAGAGTACTTCCTGGTGTTGGCTGTGCTGAACTCAGGTACCAATCCCATCATTTACACCCTGACCAACAAGGAGATGCGCAGGGCCTTCATCCGGATTGTATCCTGTTGCAAATGTCCCAACGGAGACTCCACTGGCAAATTCAAGCGGCCCATCATCCCAGGCATGGAATTCAGCCGCAGCAAATCAGACAACTCCTCCCACCCACAGAAGGATGATGGGGACAACCCAGAGACCATTATGTCTTCTGGAAACGTCAACTCTTCCTCTTAA